ATGTGGCAATTGCGCACAAAGTATATCTGAATACAGGGACACATGATTATAAGGTACCATCTTTTGATATCTGTTCTCATTCAATTACAATCGAAGACGAGTGCTGGATCACCAGCGATGTTTTTATAGCCCCTGGTGTAACAGTGGGTAAAGGTTCTGTAGTAGGGGCAAGAAGTACAGTATTGAAAAGCCTGCCTCCGGGAAAGGTGTGCGTTGGTTATCCTGCAAAACCTGTAAAAGACAGAATACCTCTGGAAAAACCAGCAACGCAAAAAATATCTAACGAGAAGGCGGAATCCGTTTTTCTATAAAATCTTTATCTGATGCTAAAAGTTTTAATAACAGGCGGTTCTGGATTTATTGGGACGAATCTGATAGAAAGTCTGATATCAGATAATGTTCAGATCCTTAACGTTGACAAGGTAAAACCCGTGATTGATAGTCATGTGTCCTATTGGAGGCGAACGGACATTTTAGATCATAAAAATCTTGAGGAGATTATTACTCAATTCAATCCGGAGGTCATTGTTCATCTTGCGGCTGTTACAGATCTCGATGGCAAAACACTCTCTTATTACCGGACTAATTTTGAAGGTACAAAGAATGTCATTGATATTGCTGCGAAACTACCTGCGTTAAGGAAGGTGATTTATACCTCGTCGATGTACGTATGTCGGCCCGGACTAATACCATCTGACTATGATACATATAAACCTCATACCCTCTATGGAGAAAGCAAAGT
The window above is part of the Arcticibacter tournemirensis genome. Proteins encoded here:
- a CDS encoding putative colanic acid biosynthesis acetyltransferase, which translates into the protein MTEYQNLSSFTVPGDFRGRSKFVVQLWWIVQDTLFAWSPQVFFGWRRFLLRMFGAKIGKGVSIRPSVTITYPWKVSIGDYSWIGDDTVLYSLGEINIGSNVAIAHKVYLNTGTHDYKVPSFDICSHSITIEDECWITSDVFIAPGVTVGKGSVVGARSTVLKSLPPGKVCVGYPAKPVKDRIPLEKPATQKISNEKAESVFL